In Trifolium pratense cultivar HEN17-A07 linkage group LG7, ARS_RC_1.1, whole genome shotgun sequence, a genomic segment contains:
- the LOC123899479 gene encoding 30S ribosomal protein S3, chloroplastic-like, which produces MGQKIHPLGFRLGTTQNHDSIWFAQPRDYSENLKEDKIIRDCIKNYLQKTVRIASGVEGIGRIKIKKRIDVIQIYVGLSPKLFTEWEPRRRIEELQTNVQKKLNCVNRKIKIAITRIQNVYRDPNILAEFIAVQLKKRISFRKAIQQAIELAEQAGTKGVQVQISGRIDGKEIARVEWFREGRVPLQTIRAKMDYCSYPVRTIYGVLGIKVWIVLNND; this is translated from the coding sequence ATGGGACAAAAAATACATCCGCTCGGTTTCAGACTTGGTACAACTCAAAATCATGATTCTATTTGGTTTGCACAACCAAGAGATTATTCCGAGAATctaaaagaagataaaataataCGAGATTGTATCAAGAATTATCTACAAAAAACAGTAAGAATAGCCTCTGGTGTCGAGGGAATTGGACgaataaagattaaaaaaagaatCGATGTGATTCAAATCTATGTAGGACTTTCACCAAAGTTATTCACAGAGTGGGAGCCTCGAAGAAGAATCGAAGAATTACAGACTaatgtacaaaaaaaacttaattgtgTGAACCGAAAAATCAAGATTGCAATTACAAGAATTCAAAATGTTTATAGAGACCCTAATATTCTTGCAGAATTTATAGCTGTACAATTAAAGAAAAGAATTTCGTTTCGTAAAGCAATCCAACAAGCTATTGAATTAGCTGAACAGGCAGGTACAAAAGGAGTTCAAGTACAAATTTCGGGACGTATCGACGGAAAAGAAATTGCACGTGTCGAATGGTTCAGAGAAGGTAGGGTTCCTCTACAAACCATTCGAGCTAAAATGGATTATTGTTCCTATCCAGTTCGAACTATTTATGGGGTATTGGGAATCAAAGTTTGGATAGTTCTAAACAacgactaa
- the LOC123899482 gene encoding 50S ribosomal protein L16, chloroplastic: MLSPKRTRFRKHHRGRMKGKAYRGNKICFGKYALQALEPAWITSRQIEAGRRAMSRNVRRGGKIWVRIFPDKLVTVRPTETRMGSGKGSPEYWVAVVKPGKILYEMGGVPENIARKAISIAASKMPIRTQFILSE, from the exons ATGCTTAGT CCCAAAAGAACCAGATTCCGTAAACACCATCGAGGAAGAATGAAAGGAAAAGCCTATCGAGGTAATAAAATTTGCTTCGGAAAATATGCTCTTCAGGCACTTGAGCCCGCTTGGATCACATCTAGACAAATAGAAGCAGGGCGACGGGCAATGTCACGAAATGTTCGCCGGGGTGGAAAAATATGGGTACGTATATTTCCAGACAAACTTGTTACAGTAAGACCTACAGAAACGCGTATGGGTTCGGGAAAAGGATCTCCCGAATATTGGGTAGCTGTCGTTAAACCCGGCAAAATACTTTATGAAATGGGAGGGGTCCCTGAAAATATAGCTAGAAAGGCTATTTCAATAGCGGCATCCAAAATGCCTATACGAACTCAATTCATTCTTTCTGAATAA